A stretch of the Filimonas lacunae genome encodes the following:
- a CDS encoding tetratricopeptide repeat protein translates to MKFYNVLIKYRFWLGILAIVLAVTVNVTTGFWPSFILYFLGVIALFSHFFIGPLRLIQEPMEQGRVEEVEKILNSIWFPNLLYKPIRSTYFTIKGNMAMMSQDFDAAEKHLKKSSELGSPMPEAEGANKLQLGMMALQKGDFRNGEQYIRAAIRAGIPDKESEAVAYLSMCQIFMNKREFRAAKDFFRKAKACKPTTKEVISQIKEIEKYISRIPG, encoded by the coding sequence ATGAAGTTCTACAACGTCCTTATTAAATACCGTTTCTGGCTGGGGATTCTGGCCATTGTGCTGGCGGTAACTGTGAACGTAACCACAGGGTTCTGGCCTTCTTTTATCTTGTATTTCCTTGGTGTAATTGCTTTATTCAGCCATTTTTTCATCGGACCACTGCGTTTGATACAGGAGCCGATGGAACAGGGTCGTGTAGAGGAAGTGGAGAAAATATTAAATTCTATCTGGTTTCCCAACCTCTTATATAAGCCTATCCGTTCTACGTATTTTACCATTAAGGGTAACATGGCCATGATGTCGCAGGATTTTGATGCGGCAGAAAAGCACCTGAAAAAAAGCTCTGAACTTGGATCTCCCATGCCGGAAGCCGAAGGTGCCAACAAATTACAGCTGGGTATGATGGCCTTACAGAAAGGTGATTTTAGAAACGGAGAGCAATATATCCGTGCTGCTATCCGCGCCGGTATTCCGGATAAGGAAAGCGAAGCGGTGGCTTACCTGAGTATGTGCCAGATATTTATGAACAAGCGCGAGTTCAGGGCTGCTAAAGACTTTTTCCGTAAGGCAAAAGCCTGTAAGCCTACCACCAAAGAGGTGATCAGTCAGATTAAAGAGATTGAAAAATATATTTCACGTATACCTGGATAA
- the ligA gene encoding NAD-dependent DNA ligase LigA, whose protein sequence is MYSLAETKTLQQSTQTLKEVKELNQTHLNELKEVLRFHEHRYYVLSEPLLADAEYDSLYKQLEKIEKEHPELVTPDSPTQRVGLGLSKSFPTVQHLVPMLSLENSYNADDLIDWDRKARELTGLDIIEYCAEPKFDGASISLIYENDQLVRGVTRGDGVEGEDITNNIRQIRSIPLSAPFSKYGIQQIEIRGEIIMSKQSFEKYNAMLAEKGESALANPRNAASGSLRMKDPREVAKRNLEAFLYHVSFYTTTEGVTLAIDGKPNNSLPEEAIEAHGTTLPTAHTPLATHSGSLQMLWECGFRSPQKEKQVLQGIEEVIKHVHDYEVMRDTLPYEIDGMVIKVNNLLLQDQMGMTTHHPRWAMAFKFKARQATTRLRSVEFQVGRTGAVTPVAKLDPVFIGGVTVSSISVHNEEYIREKDLKIGDTVLIERAGDVIPQIVQSMPGLRDGSEQPIEFPRHCPVCNSELAKEEGEAVWRCINIECRAQVLERMIHFVSKDAMDIKSLGEANIHRFYEQGLLKDIPGIYTLDFEAIAQLDKFGKKSIENLTAAIEASKQQPLHRVIYGLGIRFVGETTAKTLANSVHQLLELEGKTEEELQQLEDIGVKVAQSIVKFFSNPQNIQMLKQLQQLGLQMVNNKTSTATGDNSLQGQTFLFTGTMPVLKRSDAEAMAEAHGGKIVSGVSSKLNYLVVGEDAGSKLEKAKKINTIKIIDEAAFLKLVNDQQAE, encoded by the coding sequence ATGTATTCGTTAGCGGAAACAAAAACACTACAACAAAGCACGCAAACACTAAAGGAAGTAAAAGAACTGAACCAAACCCACCTGAACGAATTAAAAGAGGTATTGCGTTTTCATGAACACCGATATTATGTACTAAGCGAACCGCTGCTGGCCGATGCCGAATACGACAGCCTGTACAAACAGCTGGAAAAAATTGAAAAAGAACATCCCGAACTGGTTACTCCCGATTCGCCCACACAAAGGGTAGGACTGGGATTAAGTAAATCTTTCCCTACCGTACAGCACCTGGTGCCTATGCTGTCGCTGGAAAACTCTTATAATGCAGATGACCTGATTGATTGGGACAGGAAGGCCCGTGAATTAACCGGCCTGGACATCATAGAATATTGCGCCGAACCCAAATTCGATGGCGCCAGTATCTCCCTCATTTACGAGAACGACCAGCTGGTACGTGGCGTTACCCGTGGTGATGGTGTAGAAGGGGAAGACATTACCAATAACATACGCCAGATACGCTCTATTCCACTGTCTGCGCCTTTTTCCAAATATGGTATACAGCAGATTGAAATTCGTGGCGAAATCATCATGAGCAAACAATCTTTCGAAAAATACAATGCTATGCTGGCCGAGAAAGGCGAATCAGCACTGGCCAATCCGCGTAACGCTGCCAGTGGTAGCCTGCGCATGAAAGACCCACGCGAAGTAGCTAAGAGAAACCTCGAAGCTTTTTTATACCACGTTAGTTTTTACACCACCACTGAGGGTGTAACACTGGCAATAGATGGCAAGCCCAACAACTCTCTACCGGAAGAAGCCATAGAAGCACATGGCACAACATTACCTACCGCCCATACGCCATTGGCTACACACTCTGGCTCACTGCAAATGCTGTGGGAATGTGGCTTTCGCTCGCCTCAGAAAGAAAAGCAGGTGTTGCAGGGTATAGAAGAAGTGATTAAGCATGTGCATGATTATGAAGTGATGCGCGATACCCTGCCCTACGAAATTGATGGTATGGTGATTAAAGTGAACAACCTGTTATTACAGGATCAGATGGGCATGACCACCCACCACCCCCGTTGGGCCATGGCCTTTAAGTTTAAAGCCCGCCAGGCCACTACCCGCCTGCGTAGTGTAGAATTCCAGGTAGGCCGCACCGGTGCAGTAACCCCCGTTGCCAAGCTGGACCCCGTGTTTATAGGCGGCGTTACCGTTAGCAGCATTTCTGTACACAACGAAGAATACATACGCGAAAAAGACCTGAAAATTGGCGACACCGTATTGATAGAAAGAGCCGGTGACGTTATTCCACAGATAGTGCAAAGCATGCCGGGTCTGCGGGATGGCAGCGAACAGCCTATTGAGTTTCCCCGCCACTGCCCCGTTTGTAACAGCGAGCTGGCGAAGGAAGAAGGAGAAGCCGTGTGGCGCTGTATTAATATTGAATGCCGTGCACAGGTGCTGGAGCGTATGATCCACTTTGTGAGTAAAGACGCTATGGATATTAAAAGCCTGGGCGAAGCCAATATTCACCGCTTTTACGAGCAAGGCCTGTTAAAGGATATCCCCGGTATTTACACGCTTGACTTTGAAGCCATTGCCCAGCTGGACAAGTTTGGCAAAAAATCTATCGAAAACCTTACTGCTGCCATTGAAGCCAGCAAGCAACAACCGCTGCACCGGGTAATTTACGGCCTGGGTATCCGGTTTGTAGGGGAAACCACCGCCAAAACTTTAGCCAACAGTGTACACCAGCTGCTGGAACTGGAAGGTAAAACAGAAGAAGAGCTGCAACAGCTGGAAGATATAGGCGTAAAAGTGGCACAAAGCATTGTAAAATTCTTCAGCAATCCGCAAAACATACAGATGCTGAAACAGTTACAACAACTGGGGCTGCAAATGGTGAATAACAAAACCAGCACCGCGACAGGCGACAATAGCCTGCAGGGGCAAACCTTTTTATTCACCGGCACTATGCCTGTTTTAAAAAGAAGCGACGCCGAAGCGATGGCCGAAGCGCATGGCGGAAAAATAGTAAGTGGGGTAAGCAGTAAATTAAATTACCTGGTGGTGGGCGAAGACGCCGGCAGCAAATTAGAAAAGGCAAAAAAAATTAATACCATCAAAATTATTGATGAGGCTGCTTTTCTGAAACTGGTGAACGACCAACAGGCTGAATAA
- the eno gene encoding phosphopyruvate hydratase gives MSYITDIHARQILDSRGNPTVEVDVLTDGGHLGRAAVPSGASTGIHEAVELRDNDKSVYVGKGVLKAVSNVNDIVAEQLIGWEVSDQAGIDAKLLEIDGTENKSKLGANATLAISMAVAKAAALESGLPLYRYLGGVNSTVLPIPLMNILNGGVHADNKIDFQEYMIVPVGATTFSEGLRWGVEIFHQLKTVLKKKGYSTNVGDEGGFAPDIQSNEEAIETVLAAIEAAGYKVGTQIGIALDAASSEMFKDGKYKFYKSSGKEITSDEMVAYWTEWVNKYPIVSIEDGMAEEDWEGWKKLTDAIGDKVQLVGDDLFVTNTKILQRGISTGTANSILIKVNQIGTVTETINAVQLAQNSGYTTIMSHRSGETEDTTIADLAVALNCGQIKTGSASRTDRMAKYNQLIRIEEALGANAIYPNGKIRFFKK, from the coding sequence ATGAGCTACATTACCGACATTCATGCCCGCCAGATTTTAGATAGCCGCGGCAATCCTACAGTAGAAGTAGATGTTTTAACCGATGGTGGCCACCTGGGCCGCGCTGCTGTACCAAGCGGTGCTTCTACCGGTATTCATGAAGCTGTTGAACTGCGCGATAACGACAAAAGCGTTTACGTAGGTAAAGGTGTTTTAAAAGCTGTGTCTAACGTAAACGACATTGTAGCTGAGCAATTAATCGGCTGGGAAGTTTCTGATCAGGCTGGCATTGATGCTAAACTGCTGGAAATTGACGGTACCGAAAACAAAAGCAAACTGGGAGCTAACGCAACCCTGGCAATTTCTATGGCTGTAGCTAAAGCTGCTGCACTGGAAAGCGGTTTACCTTTATACCGTTACCTGGGTGGTGTTAACAGCACAGTGTTACCTATTCCTTTAATGAACATCCTGAACGGTGGTGTTCACGCTGATAACAAAATCGACTTCCAGGAATATATGATCGTTCCTGTTGGAGCAACTACTTTCAGCGAAGGTTTACGTTGGGGCGTTGAAATTTTCCACCAGCTGAAAACCGTTTTAAAGAAAAAAGGTTACAGCACTAACGTAGGTGACGAAGGCGGTTTTGCTCCTGATATCCAAAGCAACGAAGAAGCTATCGAAACTGTACTGGCTGCTATTGAAGCTGCTGGTTACAAAGTAGGTACTCAAATCGGTATTGCCCTGGATGCTGCCAGCAGCGAAATGTTCAAAGACGGCAAATACAAATTCTATAAGAGCAGCGGTAAAGAAATCACCAGCGATGAGATGGTTGCTTACTGGACTGAGTGGGTAAATAAATATCCTATCGTTTCTATCGAAGACGGTATGGCAGAAGAAGATTGGGAAGGCTGGAAAAAACTGACTGACGCTATCGGCGACAAAGTACAGCTGGTAGGTGACGATCTGTTTGTTACCAACACCAAAATCTTACAGCGCGGTATCAGCACAGGAACTGCTAACAGCATCCTGATTAAAGTAAACCAGATTGGTACTGTAACCGAAACTATCAACGCAGTTCAACTGGCACAAAACAGTGGCTACACCACCATCATGAGCCACAGAAGCGGTGAAACAGAAGATACCACTATCGCTGATCTGGCTGTTGCCCTTAACTGCGGTCAAATCAAAACCGGTTCTGCTTCCCGTACCGACCGTATGGCTAAGTACAACCAATTGATCCGTATTGAAGAGGCTTTAGGTGCTAACGCTATCTATCCTAACGGTAAAATCCGTTTCTTCAAGAAATAA
- a CDS encoding SusC/RagA family TonB-linked outer membrane protein, giving the protein MNFKRLLLPLVLPLLCLALPALAQDKVVTGKITDSKDGSPLADVSILVKGSTIGTRTKADGTFTLRIPAGKDSLELTSLNYATQVVAIEGTTINVRLEATNAALGEVVVIGYGTAKKKELTGSVVSVGSKDFQKGTITSPDQLIAGKVPGVSITPAGGQPGSGSTIRIRGGASISGSNDPLYVIDGVPVANSVQSISGVSNPMALINPNDIENITVLKDAASTAIYGSRASNGVILITTKKGKSGKPVLNFSTNVSSSKAARYVDVLSAAQVRSYVQAQGDTTYTKLLGSANTNWQKEIFRTAVANDNNLSVSGAIKKVPYRVSVGFLNQDGILKNDHLDRYSAAINVSPKFFDDHLKVDINLKGTIAKSRFGNQDAISSALTFDPTQTVYSGKSAYGGYFEWVDANGALNTNAPKNPVGLLNQKEDRGQVNRSFGNIQFDYKLHFLPELRANLNLGYDIAKGDGYTFIPQEAASNYSTGGSHTIYKQKVNNRVGEFFLNYNKDLKQIKSNINVTAGYGYYDNLTTTYNYPTLNARDSVLKAVTYAYDKPRNTLISYYARLIYTFDSKYILSASYRTDGSSKFAPDYRWGKFPSVGVTWRASQENFLKGIDWLSDLKVRGTYGVTGNQDGIGNYGYIGSYSYSANNTALYQFGNTFYYTTYGAAYITNLRWEETRSANIGLDFGFFKNRITGSIDYYEKKTKDLLGPITLPVGSNFTNIVTANVGNMSNKGVELAINASIINHKDFSWNAGFNIAYNKNTITSLTQSTDSSFAGNTTGGITGGTGNTIQIHSVGYSPNAFYVYKQVYDKNGKPIEGVYADLNGDHKVDDNDLYRYKSPFPKFILGFTTDVTYKKWTLATVLRGNIGNYVYNNVAANIGITSVINNTNKYISNAASDAFKTGFQYNQFFSDYYVQNASFLRMDNLSLSYNVGRVLNNKVGMTVMANCQNVFVITKYKGVDPEVGYLGTYPSVYTGVDYKIYPRPRTYTLGVNLTFN; this is encoded by the coding sequence ATGAATTTCAAACGACTGTTATTGCCGCTGGTATTGCCGCTGTTATGCTTAGCATTGCCGGCACTTGCGCAGGATAAAGTAGTTACAGGAAAAATTACAGACTCGAAGGATGGATCTCCACTAGCAGATGTATCAATTTTAGTAAAAGGCTCCACTATTGGCACCCGCACTAAAGCTGATGGCACATTCACTTTAAGGATACCGGCTGGAAAAGACTCGCTGGAATTAACTTCTCTTAACTACGCTACACAGGTTGTAGCTATTGAAGGAACTACCATAAATGTAAGGTTAGAAGCTACTAACGCAGCCTTAGGCGAAGTGGTGGTAATTGGTTATGGTACCGCCAAGAAAAAAGAACTGACCGGTTCGGTTGTATCGGTGGGTTCTAAAGATTTCCAAAAGGGTACAATCACTTCACCAGATCAGTTGATTGCGGGTAAAGTGCCAGGTGTTTCTATTACACCGGCAGGTGGCCAGCCAGGATCTGGAAGTACCATTCGTATTCGTGGAGGTGCTTCTATTAGTGGTAGTAACGACCCTTTATATGTAATTGACGGGGTGCCTGTGGCCAACTCAGTACAAAGCATTTCGGGTGTGTCTAACCCGATGGCATTGATTAACCCGAATGATATTGAAAATATCACCGTGTTAAAGGATGCGGCTTCTACTGCTATTTATGGTTCACGTGCTTCTAACGGCGTTATCTTAATTACCACTAAAAAGGGAAAAAGTGGTAAGCCGGTTCTCAATTTCAGTACTAACGTTTCTTCTTCCAAAGCCGCCAGGTATGTAGATGTGTTGTCTGCCGCTCAGGTAAGATCTTATGTACAGGCACAGGGAGATACTACTTATACCAAGTTGTTAGGTTCTGCCAATACCAACTGGCAGAAAGAAATATTCAGAACAGCTGTTGCCAACGATAATAACCTGAGTGTGAGCGGTGCTATTAAAAAAGTGCCTTACCGCGTTTCAGTAGGTTTTTTAAACCAGGATGGTATTTTGAAAAACGACCACCTGGATCGTTATTCTGCTGCTATTAACGTAAGTCCCAAATTCTTTGACGATCACCTGAAAGTAGATATCAACCTGAAAGGAACAATTGCCAAATCAAGATTTGGTAACCAGGACGCTATTTCTTCCGCTCTGACTTTTGATCCTACTCAAACGGTATATAGTGGAAAAAGTGCTTATGGGGGTTATTTTGAGTGGGTAGATGCTAATGGTGCATTAAATACCAACGCGCCTAAAAACCCGGTGGGTTTACTGAACCAGAAAGAAGATCGTGGCCAGGTGAACAGAAGCTTTGGTAATATTCAGTTTGACTATAAGCTCCATTTTTTACCGGAACTCCGTGCGAACTTAAACCTGGGATACGATATTGCTAAAGGTGATGGATATACTTTTATTCCACAGGAAGCTGCTTCTAACTATTCTACCGGTGGTTCTCACACCATTTACAAGCAGAAAGTGAACAACAGGGTGGGTGAGTTTTTCCTGAACTATAATAAGGACTTAAAGCAAATTAAGAGTAATATAAACGTAACTGCTGGTTATGGTTATTACGATAACCTGACCACTACTTACAATTACCCTACACTGAATGCCCGTGATTCTGTATTAAAGGCCGTTACTTATGCATATGACAAACCAAGAAACACATTGATTTCTTACTATGCAAGGTTGATATATACTTTCGACAGTAAGTATATCTTATCTGCTTCTTACCGTACAGATGGTTCTTCCAAGTTTGCTCCTGATTATCGTTGGGGTAAATTCCCTTCTGTGGGTGTTACATGGCGTGCCAGCCAGGAAAACTTCCTGAAAGGAATAGATTGGTTGTCTGATTTAAAAGTGCGTGGTACTTATGGTGTAACCGGTAACCAGGATGGTATTGGTAATTACGGGTATATTGGCTCATACTCTTATAGCGCTAATAACACAGCCTTGTACCAGTTTGGAAATACCTTTTACTATACTACGTATGGTGCTGCTTATATTACCAACCTGAGATGGGAAGAAACCCGTTCTGCCAACATTGGTTTAGATTTCGGATTTTTCAAAAACCGTATTACCGGTAGCATTGATTATTACGAGAAGAAAACCAAAGACCTGTTAGGGCCTATTACACTGCCTGTTGGTTCTAACTTTACCAACATTGTTACAGCTAACGTAGGTAACATGTCTAACAAAGGCGTGGAATTAGCTATCAATGCTTCTATTATCAATCATAAAGACTTTAGCTGGAATGCTGGTTTTAACATTGCTTACAACAAGAACACTATAACCAGCTTAACACAGTCAACCGATTCTTCTTTTGCAGGTAACACTACAGGTGGTATCACCGGCGGTACAGGTAACACCATACAGATTCACTCTGTTGGTTACAGCCCTAACGCGTTCTACGTATACAAACAGGTATATGACAAAAACGGAAAGCCTATTGAAGGTGTTTACGCTGATTTAAACGGCGATCATAAAGTAGATGATAACGACTTATATCGTTATAAATCCCCATTCCCTAAATTTATCTTAGGTTTTACAACGGACGTTACTTATAAAAAGTGGACACTGGCTACTGTATTACGTGGCAACATTGGAAACTATGTATATAATAACGTTGCTGCTAACATTGGTATTACCAGTGTTATTAATAACACGAACAAGTACATTTCCAATGCAGCATCTGATGCATTCAAAACCGGATTCCAGTATAACCAGTTTTTTAGCGACTACTATGTGCAAAACGCTTCTTTCCTGAGAATGGATAACCTGAGCCTGAGCTACAATGTAGGCCGTGTGCTGAATAATAAAGTAGGTATGACGGTGATGGCCAACTGCCAGAATGTGTTTGTTATTACTAAATACAAAGGTGTAGATCCGGAAGTTGGATATCTAGGTACTTATCCTTCTGTGTATACAGGTGTGGATTACAAAATTTATCCAAGACCAAGAACATATACACTGGGAGTGAATCTTACTTTTAATTAA
- a CDS encoding RagB/SusD family nutrient uptake outer membrane protein, whose translation MKKNLLNILGVLGLLTGCMTSCTKDLNRNPTNGIDADSAYGSVTAYKGSLAKAYAAFALTSSEGSDKSDLGGIDAGTSDFIRLYWNAQELSTDEAMCVWTDPGVPDFHNLSWTSANTILRGLYTRSIYQITVCNDFIKQSTDDKLASRNITGNDAATVKYFRAEARFLRAYQYWVLMDMFANPPYVTEASQIGTSMPPQIQRADLFKYVESELLAVDSLLMAPRTNEYGRADQAAAWALQARLYLNAGVYTGTTHYPEAMTYANKVINAGYSLMGTYGQLFMADNNVGNNEIILSINYDGNYSQNYGGTTFLVNSAINADMNPTSFGVPNGGWGGNRTTSSLPDLFAAADKRAMFYGTSSTITDVSKFEQGKKVIKYRNLNKDSTTPASTNGVYTNVDFPLFRLGEMYLTYAEAALRAGTNTSDAINYINVLRQRAFGNTSGNVTSFTVDNVLDERARELFWECTRRTDLIRYGKFTTSTYLWPWKGGVSGGKSVDAHFNIYPIPSSDIIANTNLKQNTGY comes from the coding sequence ATGAAAAAGAATTTGTTGAATATATTAGGGGTGTTGGGGCTGCTGACAGGTTGCATGACTTCCTGTACAAAAGACCTGAACAGAAACCCTACTAACGGTATTGATGCCGATAGCGCTTATGGCAGCGTTACTGCCTATAAAGGGTCATTGGCCAAAGCATATGCCGCCTTTGCATTAACCAGCAGTGAAGGCTCTGATAAGTCAGACCTGGGTGGTATTGATGCTGGTACTTCTGATTTTATCAGGTTGTACTGGAATGCGCAGGAGCTGTCTACCGATGAAGCGATGTGCGTATGGACTGATCCTGGTGTGCCTGATTTCCACAATTTATCGTGGACATCTGCCAACACCATTTTAAGAGGTTTATATACCCGCAGCATTTACCAGATTACCGTTTGTAACGACTTTATTAAACAGTCTACTGACGACAAGCTGGCAAGCCGTAATATCACAGGTAATGATGCTGCTACAGTTAAGTATTTCCGTGCAGAAGCCCGTTTTTTAAGAGCGTACCAATATTGGGTGTTAATGGATATGTTTGCCAATCCTCCGTATGTTACAGAAGCCAGCCAGATTGGAACCTCCATGCCGCCACAGATTCAACGTGCTGATTTGTTCAAGTATGTAGAATCTGAACTGCTGGCAGTGGACTCTTTACTGATGGCACCCCGCACCAATGAATATGGCCGTGCAGACCAGGCTGCGGCATGGGCATTACAGGCGCGTTTATATTTGAATGCAGGTGTGTATACCGGTACTACCCATTATCCGGAAGCAATGACTTATGCTAATAAAGTGATCAATGCCGGTTATTCTTTAATGGGCACTTATGGTCAGCTGTTCATGGCGGATAACAACGTTGGTAATAACGAAATCATCCTGTCTATTAACTACGACGGTAACTATTCTCAAAACTATGGTGGTACCACCTTCCTGGTTAACTCTGCTATTAACGCAGATATGAATCCAACCAGCTTTGGTGTACCCAATGGCGGTTGGGGTGGTAACCGTACTACATCCAGTTTGCCGGATCTTTTTGCCGCTGCGGATAAAAGGGCTATGTTTTATGGTACCAGCAGTACTATTACAGATGTGTCTAAGTTTGAGCAAGGTAAAAAGGTAATTAAGTACAGAAACCTGAATAAGGATAGTACTACACCTGCGTCAACCAATGGAGTATACACGAATGTTGATTTCCCGTTATTCCGTTTGGGTGAAATGTATCTGACTTATGCGGAAGCTGCATTACGTGCAGGAACCAATACCTCAGACGCTATTAACTATATCAACGTGTTGCGTCAAAGAGCATTTGGAAACACATCTGGAAATGTAACTTCATTTACTGTTGATAACGTTCTGGACGAAAGAGCACGTGAATTATTCTGGGAGTGTACCAGACGTACCGATTTGATCCGTTACGGCAAGTTTACTACCAGCACTTATCTTTGGCCGTGGAAAGGTGGTGTTTCGGGAGGAAAGAGTGTAGATGCACATTTCAATATCTATCCGATTCCTTCTTCTGATATCATTGCCAATACCAATTTAAAGCAGAATACCGGGTACTAA
- the nth gene encoding endonuclease III: MTRKEKYQFVINYFEKHAPDAETELLYDNPFQLLVAVILSAQCTDKRVNLTTPVLFAHYPTPYAMANATFDELFPFIRSISYPNNKTKHLIGMANMLIHDFKGEVPMTVDELVKLPGVGRKTANVITSVIDAQPNMAVDTHVFRVSHRLGLTTTTATTPLAVEKQLIKNFPTELIHKAHHWLILHGRYICLARNPKCPQCGLTEICNYYRKVIKK; encoded by the coding sequence ATGACACGAAAGGAGAAGTACCAGTTTGTAATCAATTATTTCGAAAAACACGCCCCGGATGCCGAAACAGAATTGCTGTACGACAATCCGTTTCAATTACTGGTAGCAGTAATACTATCCGCCCAGTGTACCGATAAACGGGTAAACCTCACTACCCCCGTTTTGTTTGCCCACTACCCCACTCCCTATGCAATGGCAAATGCCACCTTCGACGAGTTGTTCCCTTTTATCAGAAGCATTTCGTACCCCAACAACAAAACCAAGCACCTCATAGGCATGGCTAATATGTTGATACACGATTTTAAAGGGGAAGTGCCTATGACGGTGGACGAACTGGTAAAACTGCCCGGCGTAGGTCGCAAAACAGCCAATGTAATTACTTCTGTGATAGATGCACAGCCCAATATGGCTGTTGATACACACGTGTTCCGTGTATCGCACCGGTTAGGCCTTACCACTACTACCGCCACCACCCCGCTGGCCGTAGAAAAACAACTGATTAAAAACTTCCCTACCGAACTCATTCATAAAGCCCACCACTGGCTCATATTGCACGGCAGGTATATTTGCCTGGCCCGCAATCCTAAATGTCCCCAGTGCGGGCTTACCGAAATATGTAACTACTACAGGAAAGTGATAAAAAAATAA
- a CDS encoding FtsB family cell division protein, with amino-acid sequence MKKAVAIFSLLKNKYLLSVTAFALLMLFFDRNDVFTQMERKKQLKELQASKQFYVEEIEKTKKELAELQNNPAALEKYARENYYMKRDNEDVYIVETPDSKKK; translated from the coding sequence ATGAAAAAAGCTGTGGCCATTTTCTCATTGCTTAAAAATAAATACCTGCTGTCGGTAACTGCATTTGCCCTGCTGATGCTGTTTTTTGATCGCAATGATGTTTTTACGCAAATGGAAAGAAAAAAACAGCTGAAAGAACTACAGGCCAGTAAACAGTTTTACGTAGAAGAAATAGAGAAGACGAAGAAAGAACTGGCCGAACTGCAGAATAATCCGGCCGCACTGGAAAAATACGCCCGGGAAAACTACTACATGAAGCGTGACAATGAAGATGTGTACATTGTAGAAACACCCGACTCCAAAAAAAAGTAA
- a CDS encoding NUDIX hydrolase: MNMNPNIQTATGEPGESDMIKEAVELVASYPKVPITVDCVIFGFDENELKVLLIRSDLQLFKDKWSLLGDFAGDQEELDDAAYRIMRSRTGMDDVYLEQVRTFSRPGRHPGGRVLTVAYCSLLNIEHHQLKIHDNELHWHSINGLKEMAFDHQEVMDYCYKWLQKRMQEHPLGINLLPDKFSLRELQNLYEVILGVKLDRRNFRKKFFAMDLLIDTGEYEDDVPHRPGRLYKFNFQKYEKSQRSWIGIDF; this comes from the coding sequence ATGAATATGAATCCTAATATCCAGACTGCTACTGGTGAGCCAGGCGAAAGTGACATGATTAAAGAAGCGGTTGAGTTAGTGGCTTCTTATCCTAAAGTTCCTATTACTGTTGACTGTGTAATATTCGGCTTTGACGAAAATGAGCTGAAAGTGTTGCTTATTCGCAGTGATTTACAATTGTTTAAGGACAAATGGTCGTTGCTAGGCGATTTTGCCGGCGACCAGGAAGAGCTGGACGATGCAGCTTACCGGATTATGCGCAGCAGAACCGGGATGGACGATGTGTACCTGGAGCAGGTGCGTACCTTTAGCCGGCCAGGCCGCCATCCGGGTGGCAGGGTATTGACTGTTGCCTATTGCTCCTTATTGAATATAGAACACCACCAGTTGAAAATTCATGACAATGAGTTGCACTGGCATAGCATCAACGGTTTAAAGGAAATGGCCTTTGATCACCAGGAGGTAATGGATTACTGCTATAAATGGTTGCAAAAACGTATGCAGGAACATCCACTGGGTATTAACCTGCTGCCTGATAAATTCTCCCTGCGTGAACTGCAGAACCTGTATGAGGTGATTTTAGGGGTGAAGCTGGATCGCCGCAACTTCCGTAAGAAATTTTTCGCGATGGATTTGTTAATTGACACCGGCGAATATGAAGATGATGTGCCGCACCGCCCAGGTCGCCTGTATAAATTTAACTTTCAGAAGTACGAAAAAAGCCAGCGTAGCTGGATTGGAATCGACTTCTAA